The proteins below come from a single Verrucomicrobiia bacterium genomic window:
- the nadB gene encoding L-aspartate oxidase, with product MREFDFLVLGSGIAGLSYALKVAAHGRVAIVTKKDKAESNTNYAQGGIAAVTSKEDSFELHVRDTLEAGAGLCKEEVVRTIIQEGPARIAELIELGMHFSERQLPSADGSRELDLGKEGGHSKRRILHAKDITGREVERALLAAIAQQPNIQIFENHFAIDLITSQKLGYVGDHRCLGAYVLDKRSGQVRTFRAPVTLLATGGCGKVYLYTTNPDIATGDGVAMAYRAGAAVANMEFIQFHPTCLFHPKAKSFLISEAVRGEGGVLKTIEGLEFMDRYHPLKSLAPRDIVARAIDSEMKKSGAPYVLLDITHKPARFLIDRFPNIYQTCLRYGLDITKEPIPVVPAAHYQCGGVMTNVDGETEITGLYAVGEVACTGLHGANRLASNSLLEALVCAHRASQCSLQLKARPAEFKIPLWHSGNAHNPDELVVVSHNWDEIRRAMWDYVGIVRTNKRLQRAQKRIGNLQEEIQEYYWDFIITSDLLELRNIATVAEVIVASALRRPESRGLNYNLDYPAPNPEWAQRDTVLRK from the coding sequence ATGAGAGAATTTGATTTCCTTGTTTTGGGCAGCGGCATCGCCGGCCTGTCCTACGCGTTGAAAGTGGCGGCTCATGGCCGGGTGGCCATCGTGACCAAAAAGGACAAGGCGGAGTCCAACACCAATTACGCCCAGGGCGGGATTGCGGCGGTCACGAGCAAAGAGGATTCGTTCGAGCTGCACGTGCGCGACACCCTGGAAGCGGGAGCGGGCCTCTGCAAGGAGGAGGTGGTGCGCACAATTATCCAGGAAGGCCCCGCGCGCATTGCAGAACTCATCGAATTGGGCATGCATTTTTCCGAACGGCAACTCCCCAGCGCGGATGGCAGCCGCGAGCTGGACCTGGGCAAAGAGGGGGGCCATTCCAAGCGGCGGATTCTGCATGCGAAAGACATCACGGGCCGGGAAGTCGAGCGCGCTTTATTGGCAGCCATCGCGCAGCAACCCAACATCCAAATCTTCGAGAACCACTTTGCCATCGACCTGATCACCAGCCAGAAGCTGGGCTATGTGGGCGACCATCGCTGCCTGGGCGCCTACGTGCTGGACAAACGCTCCGGCCAGGTCCGCACCTTTAGGGCGCCGGTGACACTGTTGGCCACCGGCGGCTGCGGCAAGGTGTATCTCTACACGACCAATCCGGACATTGCCACGGGCGATGGTGTCGCAATGGCTTACCGCGCCGGAGCCGCCGTGGCCAACATGGAATTCATCCAATTCCACCCAACCTGCCTGTTTCATCCGAAGGCGAAGTCGTTTCTGATCAGCGAAGCAGTGCGAGGGGAAGGCGGCGTCCTCAAGACAATCGAGGGGCTTGAGTTCATGGACCGGTATCATCCACTCAAATCACTCGCGCCGCGGGACATTGTGGCCCGGGCCATTGATAGCGAGATGAAGAAGAGCGGCGCCCCTTATGTCCTGCTTGATATCACGCATAAACCCGCTCGGTTCCTGATCGACCGCTTCCCCAATATTTACCAAACCTGCCTGCGCTACGGGTTGGATATTACCAAAGAGCCTATCCCCGTCGTGCCTGCCGCCCATTACCAATGCGGGGGCGTGATGACCAATGTGGACGGCGAGACTGAGATAACCGGCCTCTACGCGGTGGGTGAAGTGGCCTGCACCGGCTTGCATGGAGCCAACCGGTTGGCAAGCAACTCCCTGCTGGAAGCGCTCGTCTGCGCTCATCGCGCTTCGCAATGCTCCCTTCAGCTTAAAGCCAGGCCGGCCGAGTTCAAAATTCCGCTTTGGCATTCAGGCAACGCCCATAATCCTGACGAACTGGTGGTGGTCTCGCACAATTGGGATGAAATCCGCCGGGCGATGTGGGATTACGTGGGGATTGTGCGCACCAACAAACGGTTGCAGCGCGCCCAGAAACGCATCGGCAATCTGCAAGAGGAAATCCAGGAATACTACTGGGATTTCATCATCACGAGCGATTTGCTGGAATTGCGCAATATTGCGACTGTAGCGGAAGTCATTGTGGCCAGCGCCTTGCGCCGTCCTGAAAGCCGCGGCTTGAATTACAACCTAGATTACCCTGCGCCAAATCCCGAATGGGCCCAGCGCGATACGGTGTTGAGAAAATGA